The genomic region AAGACGCGCGAGAGTGGCTTAAATTCGCGGTAGCGATCCGAAAACAGGCGGGCGGCCATCTCCTTGGCTTCCGACTGCAGGATGATGTGCTCGGGCGTGGCGACGGCCAGTCCGACGAGCTTAACTTGGTCTGTCAAAAACTGTCTCCTTTGGCGCTGTTCGCGCGCTACTGCCGAGAACACCTGGTAAGCTCGAATATTCGATGTGGGGCGATCACTTGGTCGTGAAAGCAGGCAAACGAGTGATGGATGAAAATAGTTGCTCGGCCACCGAATAATCCACCTCGCTCGGGTGTTCTCCTGCCGCAACGTTCCATTCAGCCAAGGAGACCTTCCCATGACGAACACTGCAATTCGCTTCGCCACCATTGCTCTCGGTGCCTGCCTGACCCTCGGTACCCTGACAGTGCCTGTCTTTGCCGCCGGCGATAGCGAGAGCGCGCCGCCGACCTGCAAGAAAGGCGAGGTCTACGACAAGAAGGAAAAGAAGTGCATCAAGCAGTCCGGTGCCAATATCAGCGATGAAGATCGCGCCGACTATGCCTATGCGCTGGCCAAGGAAGGTCGTTACGAGGAAGCGCTGGCCATGCTGGATACCGTGAAGGACCAGAAAAACGCCGAGGTGCTGAACTATCGCGGCTATGCGACCCGCAAGCTCGGCCGCACCGACGAGGGCATTTCCTATTATCTGCAGTCGGTCAAGCTCGATCCGAAATACGCCAAGGTCCGCGAATATCTGGGCGAGGCCTACGTCATCAAGGGGCAGGTCGATCTCGCCAAGGATCAGCTGGCCACCATCCAGTCGATCTGCGGCACCGGCTGCGAAGAGTATCAGGACCTCCATGAGGCCATCGAGCATCCGGCCAAGATCTGATCTCCCCCTCCCGGCATCGCCAGGCCGGTCACGATCAACGGCGTCTGTGAAAGGGCATCCGCTTGTCAGTCGCTCCTTTAACATTTCCGCCCTATGGTCGGGTAACGGTTCCGGCCTATAGTCGGACAACAGCGCAGTCGCCGGCCAAACCGGCGGCTCGCAGCATAACCTTGCCTGCGGAGGATGCCATAGCCAGCGAAGACGACATCAGAGCCGGCCTCTCACAGCATCTGAAGCGCCTCTGGCGCTATGCCATCGTGCTCTCCAGGCAGCGCGATGTCGCCGACGATCTCGTCCAGGCAACGTGCGTGCGCGCCCTGGAGCGGGCCGGGCAATACGATCCCGGTACAAGGCTGGATCGCTGGCTGTTCGCGATCCTGCATTCGATCTGGCTGAACGAGGTGCGTTCGCGGCGGGTGCGGATGGGCCAGGGCTTCGTCGAGGCTGACGAAATCCTGGTGTTCGACGGCGCCGCGCAGACGGAAACGCATCTCATGGCCGTACAGGTCATGCGCAAGGTTCAGGACCTGCCGGAGGCCCAGCGGACTGCTGTCTTTCTGGCCTATGTGGAAGGCCTTTCCTACCGCGAGGTGGCCACTGTCCTCGACGTACCCATTGGCACGGTGATGAGCCGGCTGGCAGCCGCAAGGGCGAAACTGGCGGAGAACATGGCGCCATCGGACGGCGAGAGACGATCGAACGAGGAACGGCGATGAGCACCCGCGACAGAAATCATGGTCTCTCCGACGAATTGCTGACTGCCTTCATCGATGGTGAACTCGGCGCCGACGAGGTTGCAAGGGTGGAGGCGCTGATTGGCGCCGATCCTTCGGTTGCCGAGCGCTTCGACCAGCTCAGCCGCGCCGATCTTCCCTACGCAGCTGCCTTCGAGCCGCTTCTGGAAGCAGCGCCGGGCGACCGGCTGGAGGCTATGCTTGCATCCATTCCACCGGTAAAAGCCAGTCATAGCTTTTCCACAGGTCTAGGCCGGCGCGGTTTCTTCGCCGCTGCCGCCTGCCTCATTGCCGGTATTGCCATCGACCGCGCCGTGATCGGCGTCGATCGTCGCTTGAGACAGCCGGGTGAGGGCGCCGAATGGCGCGCTGTCGTCGCCGACTATGTCGCGCTCTACAGCCCGGATACGCTGAGTGCGCCCGCCGGCGACAGGGCGGAGCAACTGGCGGAACTCGACCGGGTCGGATCGAAGATAGGCCTTTCCCTCAGCCCCGAGGCCATCGCTCTGCCCGGTGCCGATTTCAGGCGCGCGCTAGTGCTTCAATACGACGGCGAACCGCTGGCGCAGATCGCCTACCTCGACCCGGAGGACGGCCCGATGGCGCTGTGTATCGTCAAATCCGCAGCCGCTGCCGCAGGGCCCGAAACGGAGCGCCGTCACGGCATGAATGTCGTTTACTGGTCTGCCAGAGGGCACGCCTTCATGCTGATAGGCCACGCTGCACCCGACCGTATGAAGACCGCGGCCGAGCAGGTGCGGGCCAGACTTTCCGCATGAGACGGTAGCATGTTGGCTCAACCGGCACTGTATTCAAAAAGAATTTGGCGAAAGCCGCGCATGCTGGTATCCTTGCACCAACGAAAATCAAATGAGTGCCAGCTGCATGCCGTTACGGCCTTGCGCGGTGCGATGGAAGACACACGTGGAAGACCCCGACAGCGGCTCAAAGCCGCAAACAGGCGGGGCGTCGGTAGCAGAGCGTGGGAAAAAACCTTCCCGGCGCGCGAGGCGAAAGCGTGGCGGACCTCCGCGCGAAATAGCCTCCCCTGCTGAACCAGGCCCGATCAGCGCCGCTGATCCCGCCGTGCGCCCCAAGGATAACAAAAGTACCCAGCCGCATGGAAAGCGGAAGCGTCGTCGTCGTGCCAATGGCGGCGAGCGCGCGACCGTCGCGGTGGCTGATGGGTCGATCCAGCTCGTGCCCGTCGTTCAGGCACATGCCGAACGGCCATCGCTGGCCCAGGCTCCCAAAAACGGCGCAAATCGACGCAAGCATCGTGGCAAGCGCGGTCTTCAGGGGCGTCCCCTCGCGCAGGAAAAGCCGGCGCATGTGGTCCCCCCAGCCCACGGCGCCCCAAATGCCCGCAATGCGGCGCAACACCATGTGCATGGCCGGCATCAGCCGCAGACCCACGCCGATCCGAAGCCCGCCGCCGACAGCATCGATCATCATCACCAGCAACCGGTCGATCTCTATGCGGCGCTGGATCTCGGCACCAACAATTGCCGGCTGCTGATCGCCCAGCCGACGCGTCCCGGGCAGTTCCGCGTCATCGATGCATTCTCGCGCATCGTCAGGCTCGGCGAGGGCCTCGGTGCCAGCGGGCGGCTTTCGACAGATGCCATGGACCGCGCCGTGGAAGCGCTGCGCATCTGTGCCGCGAAATTGAAGGCGCGCGATATCCGCCGGATGCGCCTGATCGCCACCGAAGCCTGCCGCGCCGCCGAAAATGGCGAGCTGTTCCTCGCGCGCGTTCTCGAGGAAACGGGCCTCGAACTCGAGATCATCGACCGGGAGACCGAAGCACGTCTTGCCGTCTCCGGCTGCTCCTCGCTGGTCGGTCCGGAAGCGCGCTCCGTGGTGCTGTTCGACATCGGCGGTGGCTCGTCCGAGATTGCCGTCATTCGCATCGACGATCACCGCTCCAGCCGCCTTGCCAACCACATCACCCACTGGACATCGCTGCCGGTCGGCGTCGTCACCCTGTCCGAGCGTCACGGGGGCCGCGATGTCAGCCCTGTCGTCTTCGAGGCGATGATCAACGAGGTCGAGGGTATGCTCGACAAGTTCGATTGCCCGCCGTCGCCGCTTGCCATGCGCGACAGCAAGGATTTCCACCTGATCGGCACCTCCGGAACGGTGACGACGCTTGCCGGCGTCCATCTCGATCTGCCACGCTACGACCGCCGCAAGGTGGACGGCGTCTGGCTGTCCGACGACGAGGTGACGGCAATGCAGGCAAAGCTGCTTTCCTGGGATTTCGCAGGTCGCGCTGCCAATCCCTGCATCGGGCCCGATCGCGCCGATCTGGTTCTGGCCGGCTGCGCCATTCTCGAGGCGATTCGCCGCCGTTGGCCGAGCCCGCGCATGCGCGTCGCCGATCGTGGATTGCGTGAAGGCCTGCTCACCGACATGATGGCAGATGACGGGGTCTGGCGGCGCGGTCGCTCGCGCCGCGGCTATCGTCCGAACAATTGAAGGGGTCGTATTGATGACCAAACCACCCGTAGGTGCCAACCGCACCGGCCGCAAGCTCGGCCAGCGCGTCACCAAGAAGAAGATGAAAGCCTCGTCGCGCCAGTGGCTGCATCGTCATATCAACGATCCCTACGTGCAGCGTGCGCAGCTCGAGGGCTATCGCGCCCGTGCCGCCTTCAAGCTGCTGGAGATCGACGAGAAGCATCACATTCTCAAGGGTGCCCAGCGCATCATCGACCTCGGTGCGGCCCCCGGCAGCTGGTCGCAGATTGCTGCCAAGGTGACCGGCTCGACCGACGAGGACATCCGCGTCGCCGCAATCGACTTCCTCGAGATGACGCAGCTGCCGGGCGTCAAGATCCTGCAGCTCGACTTCCTCGACGAACACGCACCGCGCCTCCTGATCGAGGCCGTCGGTGGGCAGCCGGATATCGTTCTCTCCGACATGGCCGCCCCGACCACCGGCCATCATCGCACCGACCATCTACGCACCATGCATCTCTGCGAAGTCGCTGCCTATTTCGCCATCGAGGTGCTGGCTGAAGGTGGCCATTTCCTGGCAAAGACCTTCCAGGGCGGTGCCGAACGTGACCTGCTGACACTGCTCAAGCAGAATTTCAAGCAGGTCGTACACGTCAAGCCGGCGTCGTCGAGGCAGGAATCTGTCGAGATGTTCCTGCTTGCCAAGGGCTTCAAAGGTCGCAAGGCGGATATCGAAGAAGAGGCGAGTTAAGCCTAGTTTCCAAATTATTCAAAGCATGGCTATGAATAGCCAGTCTCTCTGGCTAATCTTTGCGGATGCTGCTTTACGTCACCATCGGAACCAACGATATCCATCGCGCCGGCGATTTCTACGATGCCGTTCTGGCGGGCCTCGGCTACAGGCGCCAGCGGGATTCGGAGGAAGAGATCGGCTATGCTGCCGATGGCGACAGCCGTTGTCGCCTGTGGGTGGTGATGCCCTTTAACCGGCGCGCGGCCAGCATCGGCAATGGCTCGATGGTGGCGCTGGATGCGGAAAGCCGCGCCGCCGTAGATGCCTTCCATGCGCAGGCGCTGGCCCATGGCGGCAGCGACGAGGGTGCCCCCGGCCTGCGCTCCTATCACGCCAACTTCTACGCCGCCTACGTCCGCGATCCCGATGGCAACAAGCTCAGCGCAGTCTGCGAGCAACCGTCCTGATCGAGGGCTGACGCGTCACTCTGCGGCGGGCGTCTGCGGCACGGCCAGAACCTCTGCCTTGCTGGGTACTGCCGCGTGGCCAGAGAGCAGGGCACCGGCGTTGCGGTCGAGCCGCAGGAACGGCAGCGTCGCGATAACGGTGAGCACCGAGAGCGTGAAGAAAGCGATATGGAAATCGGCGACCTGCAGGCCGGTGCCGCTGAAGAAGGTCGTCGTTTCCAGGATCGCGGCGGCCACGGCAACGCCGAGCGCCAGACTGACCTGCTGCATTACCGAGCTCATCGACGTCGCCTGGCTTGCCTCCCGGTCATCGACATCGGCAAAGGCCAGCGCATTGATCCCCGTAAAGAAGAACGACCGCGAAAAGCCGCCGAGAAGCAGCACGCCGATGATCACGAGGTGAGACGTCGTTGGCTCGAAGAAGCCGATGGCAACCGTGGTCATGGTCGTAACGCCGGCGGCCGTCAGCAATGCGGTCCGGAAGCCGAAGGCGGCAAAGACGCGCTTGGCGATGAACTTGGTGCTGATCGCCCCGATTGCGCCGGCAAAGGTGATCAGCCCCGATTGGAACGGGTTCAGCCCGAATCCCAGTTGCAGCATCAGCGGCAGCAGGAACGGCATGGCGCCGATGCAGATGCGAAAGAGAATGCCGCCCGTGACCGACGCGCGGAAGGTCGGCTTCCGCAGCAGTTTCAGGTTGAGGATCGGCGACGGATGATTGCGGGCGTGGCCGACATAGAGAAATCCGCAGACAAAGCCGATGACCACTGCCGAGATGCCGACATAGGAGGGCAGGGCCGGCAGGCTGATGACGGACATGCCAAAAACGATGCCGGCAGCAGCAAATGAGGTCAGCAGGAAGCCGGTGATATCCAGCTTCGGCGGCGCTATGGCCTCGACTTCCGGCAGGAATATGGTCGCGAGGATAACGCCGACGATCCCGACCGGCACATTGATCAGGAAGATCCAGTGCCAGGAGAAATAGGTGGTGATGAAGCCACCGAGCGGCGGGCCGGCCAGCGGTCCCACAAGCGCCGGTATGCTGAGCAGCGCCATCGCCGAGACCAGATCGCTGCGCTTGGTGGTGCGCACCAGAACCAGTCGTCCGATCGGCGTCATCATTGAGCCGCCGACGCCCTGCAGGAAGCGCGAGCCGACGAACTCCAGCAGGCTGCCCGATGCGGCGCAAAAGATCGATCCGACGACGAAGACGCAGATGGCAATGCGGAAAATCCGCTTGGCGCCGAAACGGTCTGCCATCCAGCCGCTGATCGGAATGAACACCGCGAGCGCCACCATGTAGGAGGTCAGTGCAAGCTTCAGCGTGATCGGCCCGACATGCAGATCCGCTGCAATCGCCGGCAGCGCTGTGGCGATCACCGTCGAGTCCATCTGTTCCATGAAAAGTGCGATAGCGAGGATGAGCGGGACGATGCGATTCATAGGCTGGTGCCTTGCATGGGATGCCGTCGTGGAGATGCCGCCTCGGCGGTAGCCGCTCTCTATTCCTCCGGACTTGCTCTGCCAATCCCCTAATAAGCCTGCTGTCGCCATCCGGTTCACGTCTTCGTGAAATCGCTTGCTAACCCCGCTGCTTGTCTAGTTTTGACATGTGCCATCAGCATGAAAATGCTAATCGCACCGAGCCGCGCGAGTATGCATTCGACCTTTGGTCGGAAACTTCGCGCGCATTGTTGGCGGCATTGCCGCACTGTAGGAGCAAGACTGTATGACTGTTTTATCGTTGCCGGAAATCAACCAGTTCAAACTGGGTGCGCTGAAATTCACGGTCATCAAGGACGGCGTCAGCATTCTGGATAGACCCTGGGAAACTTTCGGCGTCAATCAGAGGCCCGAGACGGTGCAGGCACTACTGGCAGACAACTTTCTGCCGACCGACCGCTTCGTCAACAGCTATTCGCCGGTCATCATCGACAGCGGCACGGACGTGATCCTGGTCGATACCGGCTTTGGCGCGGCGATGCGCGAAAAGGGCGGCGGTCGCCTGGCGGCTGGCATGAAGGCGGCCGGCTATGCGCCCGAGAGCATCACCCGCGTCCTGCTCACCCACCTGCACGGTGACCACATCGCAGGCTTGATGGAAGACGGAAAGCCGGCCTTCGCCAATGCCAGCTACACAGCCGGTCGCATCGAATATGACTTCTGGACCGATGAGGCCCGGCAGGGAACTCCCGCTGAAGGCAACCAGAAAAGCGTGCTCGCCAACGTCGTGCCGCTGGCGGAGAAGATCACCTTCGTCAACGACGGCGATACCGTTGTACCGGGCATGACCGCCATGCTGGCACCCGGCCATACGCCCGGCCACATGGTCTTCCACGTCGAGTCCGAGGGCGAGCAGATCGTGCTGACGGCCGATACCGCCAACCACTACGTCCTGTCGCTGCAGCAGCCGGACTGGGAGGTTCGTTTCGATCTGGACAAGGTGCAGGCCGCCCAGACCCGCCGGCGTATCTTCGACCTGATCGCCAAGGACCGGATCCCGTTTCTCGGTTACCACATGCCGTTCCCTGCGGTCGGTTTCGTCGAGAAAATCGATACCGGCTTCCGCTTCGTGCCGAAAAGCTATCAATTCGACTTCTGACGGCTGCGGATAGGGCACGGCCCCAATACTCGCAAACGCGCTCTCCAGAAAACTCCGACCGGTGCCCATCGGCTCCGGTCGTTGCGGCCTCTCGCCGTCTCTTGCATAGCTGCGTTGCAACCGCGCGACTGCGTTTTGCTATTTCCATCGGTCCGCGGACGTGGTACCAGCCCTCGCCAACTTCTTAATCAATTCTTGCATCACCGCCGGGGCGGATAATCATTCCGGGGGTGCTCCGCATTTTCTTAAAGACGAGGAATTGGCATGGCCCGCATCATTGAAACAGCAACTGGGCTCGAAGCCCTGACCTTTGACGACGTGCTTCTGCAGCCCGGACATTCCGAAGTGATGCCCGGCGAGACCAATGTTTCGACCCGCATCGCCCAGGATATCGAACTGAACCTGCCGATCATCTCGGCGGCGATGGACACCGTCACAGAGGGTCGCCTAGCCATCGCCATGGCACAGGCCGGCGGCATCGGCGTCATCCACCGGAACCTGACCCCCGTCGCCCAGGCCGAGCAGGTCCGCCAGGTGAAGAAGTTCGAAAGCGGCATGGTCGTCAATCCGGTGACCATCGGCCCCGATGCCACGCTCGCCGATGCGCTTGGCCTGATGAAGCACTACCACATTTCCGGGATCCCGGTCGTCGAGAGCCCCGGCAGCGATACCCAGAAGCCGGGCCGCCTGGTCGGCATCCTCACTAACCGCGACGTCCGCTTCGCCTCCGATCCGAACCAGAAAATATATGAGCTGATGACCCGTGAAAACCTCATCACGGTCAAGGAGAACGTCGATCAGCAGGAGGCCAAGCGTCTTCTCCACTCGCACCGCATCGAAAAGCTGCTGGTGGTGGATGCCGAAGGCCGCTGCGTCGGTCTGATTACCGTCAAGGACATCGAGAAGTCGCAGCTCAACCCGAATGCCTCCAAGGACAGCCAGGGCCGCCTGCGCGCCGCGGCTGCCATCAACGTCGGCGACGACGGTTTCGAGCGTGCCGAACGCCTGATCGAGGCCGGCGTCGACCTGCTCGTCGTCGATACCGCCCATGGCCATTCGCAGCGCGTCCTCGATGCCGTCACCCGCGTCAAGCGGCTGTCAAACTCGGTTCGCGTCATGGCCGGCAACGTCGCCACCTATGACGGTACGCGTGCCCTGATCGATGCCGGCGCCGACGCCGTCAAGGTCGGGATTGGCCCGGGCTCGATCTGCACCACCCGCATCGTCGCCGGCGTCGGCGTGCCACAGCTGGCCGCCATCATGTCGGCAGTCGAGGCAGCACAGGCACAGAACATCCCGATCATCGCCGACGGCGGCATCAAGTTCTCTGGCGACCTTGCCAAGGCCATCGCCTCCGGTGCGTCAGCCGTGATGATCGGCTCGCTGCTGGCCGGCACGGACGAAAGCCCCGGCGAGGTCTATCTTTACCAGGGTCGCTCCTTCAAGGCCTATCGCGGCATGGGCTCCGTCG from Rhizobium tumorigenes harbors:
- the guaB gene encoding IMP dehydrogenase produces the protein MARIIETATGLEALTFDDVLLQPGHSEVMPGETNVSTRIAQDIELNLPIISAAMDTVTEGRLAIAMAQAGGIGVIHRNLTPVAQAEQVRQVKKFESGMVVNPVTIGPDATLADALGLMKHYHISGIPVVESPGSDTQKPGRLVGILTNRDVRFASDPNQKIYELMTRENLITVKENVDQQEAKRLLHSHRIEKLLVVDAEGRCVGLITVKDIEKSQLNPNASKDSQGRLRAAAAINVGDDGFERAERLIEAGVDLLVVDTAHGHSQRVLDAVTRVKRLSNSVRVMAGNVATYDGTRALIDAGADAVKVGIGPGSICTTRIVAGVGVPQLAAIMSAVEAAQAQNIPIIADGGIKFSGDLAKAIASGASAVMIGSLLAGTDESPGEVYLYQGRSFKAYRGMGSVGAMARGSADRYFQAEVRDTLKLVPEGIEGQVPYKGPVSGVLHQLGGGLKAAMGYVGGKDIADFQQKATFVRISGAGLRESHTHDVTITRESPNYPGGGL
- a CDS encoding VOC family protein, with the translated sequence MLLYVTIGTNDIHRAGDFYDAVLAGLGYRRQRDSEEEIGYAADGDSRCRLWVVMPFNRRAASIGNGSMVALDAESRAAVDAFHAQALAHGGSDEGAPGLRSYHANFYAAYVRDPDGNKLSAVCEQPS
- a CDS encoding Ppx/GppA phosphatase family protein; this encodes MEDPDSGSKPQTGGASVAERGKKPSRRARRKRGGPPREIASPAEPGPISAADPAVRPKDNKSTQPHGKRKRRRRANGGERATVAVADGSIQLVPVVQAHAERPSLAQAPKNGANRRKHRGKRGLQGRPLAQEKPAHVVPPAHGAPNARNAAQHHVHGRHQPQTHADPKPAADSIDHHHQQPVDLYAALDLGTNNCRLLIAQPTRPGQFRVIDAFSRIVRLGEGLGASGRLSTDAMDRAVEALRICAAKLKARDIRRMRLIATEACRAAENGELFLARVLEETGLELEIIDRETEARLAVSGCSSLVGPEARSVVLFDIGGGSSEIAVIRIDDHRSSRLANHITHWTSLPVGVVTLSERHGGRDVSPVVFEAMINEVEGMLDKFDCPPSPLAMRDSKDFHLIGTSGTVTTLAGVHLDLPRYDRRKVDGVWLSDDEVTAMQAKLLSWDFAGRAANPCIGPDRADLVLAGCAILEAIRRRWPSPRMRVADRGLREGLLTDMMADDGVWRRGRSRRGYRPNN
- a CDS encoding RlmE family RNA methyltransferase; this encodes MTKPPVGANRTGRKLGQRVTKKKMKASSRQWLHRHINDPYVQRAQLEGYRARAAFKLLEIDEKHHILKGAQRIIDLGAAPGSWSQIAAKVTGSTDEDIRVAAIDFLEMTQLPGVKILQLDFLDEHAPRLLIEAVGGQPDIVLSDMAAPTTGHHRTDHLRTMHLCEVAAYFAIEVLAEGGHFLAKTFQGGAERDLLTLLKQNFKQVVHVKPASSRQESVEMFLLAKGFKGRKADIEEEAS
- a CDS encoding tetratricopeptide repeat protein, with the protein product MTNTAIRFATIALGACLTLGTLTVPVFAAGDSESAPPTCKKGEVYDKKEKKCIKQSGANISDEDRADYAYALAKEGRYEEALAMLDTVKDQKNAEVLNYRGYATRKLGRTDEGISYYLQSVKLDPKYAKVREYLGEAYVIKGQVDLAKDQLATIQSICGTGCEEYQDLHEAIEHPAKI
- a CDS encoding anti-sigma factor family protein, coding for MSTRDRNHGLSDELLTAFIDGELGADEVARVEALIGADPSVAERFDQLSRADLPYAAAFEPLLEAAPGDRLEAMLASIPPVKASHSFSTGLGRRGFFAAAACLIAGIAIDRAVIGVDRRLRQPGEGAEWRAVVADYVALYSPDTLSAPAGDRAEQLAELDRVGSKIGLSLSPEAIALPGADFRRALVLQYDGEPLAQIAYLDPEDGPMALCIVKSAAAAAGPETERRHGMNVVYWSARGHAFMLIGHAAPDRMKTAAEQVRARLSA
- a CDS encoding DHA2 family efflux MFS transporter permease subunit, with the translated sequence MNRIVPLILAIALFMEQMDSTVIATALPAIAADLHVGPITLKLALTSYMVALAVFIPISGWMADRFGAKRIFRIAICVFVVGSIFCAASGSLLEFVGSRFLQGVGGSMMTPIGRLVLVRTTKRSDLVSAMALLSIPALVGPLAGPPLGGFITTYFSWHWIFLINVPVGIVGVILATIFLPEVEAIAPPKLDITGFLLTSFAAAGIVFGMSVISLPALPSYVGISAVVIGFVCGFLYVGHARNHPSPILNLKLLRKPTFRASVTGGILFRICIGAMPFLLPLMLQLGFGLNPFQSGLITFAGAIGAISTKFIAKRVFAAFGFRTALLTAAGVTTMTTVAIGFFEPTTSHLVIIGVLLLGGFSRSFFFTGINALAFADVDDREASQATSMSSVMQQVSLALGVAVAAAILETTTFFSGTGLQVADFHIAFFTLSVLTVIATLPFLRLDRNAGALLSGHAAVPSKAEVLAVPQTPAAE
- a CDS encoding RNA polymerase sigma factor, giving the protein MSVAPLTFPPYGRVTVPAYSRTTAQSPAKPAARSITLPAEDAIASEDDIRAGLSQHLKRLWRYAIVLSRQRDVADDLVQATCVRALERAGQYDPGTRLDRWLFAILHSIWLNEVRSRRVRMGQGFVEADEILVFDGAAQTETHLMAVQVMRKVQDLPEAQRTAVFLAYVEGLSYREVATVLDVPIGTVMSRLAAARAKLAENMAPSDGERRSNEERR
- a CDS encoding MBL fold metallo-hydrolase, encoding MTVLSLPEINQFKLGALKFTVIKDGVSILDRPWETFGVNQRPETVQALLADNFLPTDRFVNSYSPVIIDSGTDVILVDTGFGAAMREKGGGRLAAGMKAAGYAPESITRVLLTHLHGDHIAGLMEDGKPAFANASYTAGRIEYDFWTDEARQGTPAEGNQKSVLANVVPLAEKITFVNDGDTVVPGMTAMLAPGHTPGHMVFHVESEGEQIVLTADTANHYVLSLQQPDWEVRFDLDKVQAAQTRRRIFDLIAKDRIPFLGYHMPFPAVGFVEKIDTGFRFVPKSYQFDF